The Desulfatitalea tepidiphila genome window below encodes:
- a CDS encoding lysophospholipid acyltransferase family protein, translated as MINRIVALLFLAFMGISSAVLFVVALLIWLFTAPFDRRLVWLHQFTSFWACIYLWAMPAWSVTAAGREKIRKEATYVVVSNHQSGLDILVAFRLFFHFKWVSKVEMFRVPFIGWNMRLNRYIKIVRGEQESRRRMMADCERALAQGSSVYFFPEGTRSRTGELKPFKPGAFILAHQMRLPILAIAINGTKDALPKASLNFHGHHRFRIEVIEEIPYAAFADLSVEETAEMVRGRIAAHVDSGPLAA; from the coding sequence ATGATCAACCGCATCGTTGCCCTGCTGTTTCTCGCCTTCATGGGGATCTCCTCGGCTGTTTTGTTCGTCGTCGCGCTGCTCATCTGGCTCTTCACGGCGCCCTTCGACCGACGACTCGTCTGGCTGCACCAGTTCACCTCGTTCTGGGCCTGTATTTATCTGTGGGCCATGCCGGCCTGGTCGGTCACGGCCGCGGGCCGCGAAAAGATCCGCAAAGAAGCCACCTACGTGGTCGTCTCCAACCACCAGTCGGGGCTCGATATCCTCGTGGCCTTCCGCCTTTTCTTTCACTTCAAGTGGGTTTCCAAGGTGGAGATGTTCCGGGTGCCCTTCATCGGCTGGAACATGCGGCTCAACCGCTACATCAAAATCGTGCGCGGAGAACAGGAGAGCCGGCGCCGAATGATGGCCGACTGCGAGCGCGCCCTCGCCCAGGGCTCGTCGGTCTACTTTTTCCCGGAAGGCACCCGCTCCCGGACCGGCGAGCTGAAACCTTTCAAACCCGGGGCCTTCATCCTGGCCCACCAGATGCGGCTGCCCATCCTGGCCATCGCCATCAACGGCACCAAAGACGCCCTGCCCAAGGCCAGCCTGAATTTTCACGGCCACCATCGCTTTCGCATCGAGGTGATCGAGGAGATCCCTTACGCCGCTTTTGCCGATCTGAGCGTGGAGGAGACCGCCGAAATGGTCCGTGGGCGGATCGCCGCCCATGTGGACAGCGGCCCCCTGGCCGCATAA
- a CDS encoding GspE/PulE family protein yields MKKRIGDILMEMGFIDGDQLKLALMETKKTGSMIGDVLQRLGWVTEEDLQMAIAVQSGAKILDTENAEIDHSLMARIPIEFVNEHGMFPFSQEDGVLKAATNNPFDVIAKDKLARLSGQRVETFIAPRNWIAKAIEVYYKTAQTLDDEINTITYSQATGDATEDNRIIKLSSLLIDKGYVVGASDIHIVPDVNLVRVYYRIDGVLHQMYLFAKKFQQPLVTRYKIMADMDISNPNIPHDGRIKYQSNVGGFDIRVSTFPTQLGETVVMRLLIYNKVVGDLKNLGLEAEDLERFNRTIQRPYGLILTTGPTGSGKTTTLYTALMTINSPHINCMTVEDPIEYVIPTIRQTAVNVKAGLTFENALRSAMRQDPDVVLVGEIRDKVTADLAMRAALTGHLVLSTLHTNDAASAINRLLDLGINASILASALSMIVAQRLVRLLCPRCAERTPITEEERAVFQANGMAPPAELARARGCDGCFQSGYRGRAGVYEVIGVDRSIEKMIFSGALHRDIEDAAMAAGTVLMFKQALKKVGRHLTSLEEVQRVIVDYA; encoded by the coding sequence ATGAAAAAGCGCATCGGCGACATATTGATGGAAATGGGCTTCATCGACGGCGACCAGCTCAAGCTCGCCCTGATGGAAACCAAAAAGACCGGCAGCATGATCGGAGATGTGCTGCAACGTCTCGGATGGGTGACCGAAGAGGACTTGCAGATGGCCATCGCCGTTCAGAGCGGCGCCAAGATCCTTGACACCGAGAATGCGGAGATCGATCACAGCCTGATGGCCCGCATCCCCATCGAGTTCGTCAACGAGCATGGCATGTTTCCCTTTTCCCAGGAAGATGGGGTGCTCAAAGCGGCCACCAACAACCCCTTCGACGTCATTGCCAAAGACAAACTGGCCAGGCTGAGCGGCCAGCGCGTGGAGACGTTCATCGCGCCCAGGAACTGGATCGCCAAGGCCATCGAAGTCTACTACAAGACCGCCCAGACCCTGGACGATGAAATCAACACCATTACCTACAGCCAGGCAACCGGCGACGCCACCGAGGACAACCGCATCATCAAGCTCTCCAGCCTGTTGATCGACAAGGGCTATGTGGTGGGGGCCAGCGACATCCACATCGTCCCCGACGTCAACCTGGTGCGGGTATACTACCGTATCGACGGCGTACTGCACCAGATGTACCTCTTTGCCAAAAAGTTCCAGCAACCCCTGGTGACCCGCTACAAGATCATGGCCGATATGGATATCTCAAATCCCAACATCCCCCATGACGGCCGGATCAAATACCAGAGCAACGTGGGCGGCTTCGACATCCGTGTCTCCACCTTTCCCACCCAACTGGGTGAAACCGTGGTCATGCGCTTGCTGATCTATAACAAGGTGGTCGGCGACCTGAAAAATCTGGGGCTCGAAGCCGAGGACCTGGAGCGTTTCAACCGCACCATCCAGCGGCCCTACGGCCTGATCCTCACCACAGGCCCCACCGGCTCGGGCAAGACCACGACGCTCTATACGGCCCTTATGACCATCAACAGCCCGCACATCAACTGCATGACCGTTGAGGATCCCATCGAGTATGTGATCCCCACCATCCGGCAGACCGCAGTCAACGTCAAGGCCGGTCTGACATTCGAAAACGCCCTGCGTTCGGCTATGCGCCAGGACCCGGATGTGGTCCTGGTCGGCGAAATCCGCGACAAGGTGACGGCCGACCTGGCCATGCGCGCCGCGCTGACCGGTCATCTGGTGCTCTCCACCCTGCACACCAACGACGCCGCTTCGGCGATCAACCGTTTGCTCGACCTCGGCATCAACGCCAGCATCCTGGCCTCCGCGCTCTCCATGATCGTGGCGCAACGATTGGTGCGCCTGCTCTGTCCGCGTTGCGCCGAAAGAACACCCATCACCGAAGAAGAGCGGGCGGTGTTTCAGGCCAACGGCATGGCGCCTCCCGCCGAGTTGGCCAGGGCCCGGGGATGCGACGGCTGTTTTCAGTCCGGATATCGCGGGCGCGCCGGGGTCTACGAAGTGATCGGGGTGGACCGCAGCATCGAAAAAATGATCTTCTCCGGCGCCCTGCACCGCGATATCGAGGATGCCGCCATGGCCGCCGGGACGGTGCTGATGTTCAAACAGGCCTTGAAGAAGGTGGGCCGCCACTTGACCTCCCTCGAAGAGGTTCAGCGGGTGATCGTGGACTATGCCTAA
- a CDS encoding type II secretion system protein produces the protein MDRFRRITSNASGFTLLEIAIVMVIIGLLTGGGVSLMKMLTERKARNETVAYLQQVRASLVSYAARNGRLPWADGSTAGSVDGLEDAGVTNGFLPYRTLQMAPSDPYKRILRYEVNAHLTANRPTSCGALHTGLPASARPLVMDADGAAAAFNVAVVLVSAGPMDADGNGNAFDDLNSGGFQGDNAGGSPNYLRHPPAQDFDDLTLYIGGNELFGEMCEYVDLAVNNTSGARVYVYDVNQGADIGLVDHNDSALYPVISGTRIEVRTAAHRGGTIVSPSSPPTPVILAGHGATINLTP, from the coding sequence ATGGATCGATTTCGCCGCATAACATCGAATGCAAGCGGGTTCACGCTGCTCGAAATCGCCATCGTGATGGTGATCATCGGGTTGTTGACCGGCGGCGGCGTATCGCTGATGAAGATGCTGACCGAACGCAAGGCGCGCAACGAAACCGTCGCTTACCTGCAGCAGGTGCGCGCGTCTCTCGTCAGCTATGCCGCCAGGAACGGGCGTTTGCCCTGGGCCGACGGCAGTACCGCGGGTTCGGTCGACGGCCTGGAGGACGCCGGCGTCACCAACGGCTTTCTGCCTTACAGGACGCTGCAGATGGCGCCTTCGGATCCCTACAAAAGAATTCTGCGTTACGAGGTTAATGCCCATCTGACCGCAAATCGACCGACCTCTTGCGGTGCCCTTCACACCGGACTGCCGGCGTCGGCCCGGCCCCTTGTCATGGACGCCGACGGCGCCGCGGCCGCCTTCAACGTGGCCGTGGTGCTGGTCAGTGCCGGCCCCATGGACGCCGACGGCAACGGCAATGCCTTCGACGATCTGAACAGCGGCGGCTTCCAGGGTGACAACGCCGGCGGCTCGCCCAACTACCTGCGCCACCCCCCGGCCCAGGATTTCGATGACTTGACCCTCTATATCGGCGGCAACGAGCTGTTCGGAGAGATGTGTGAGTATGTCGACCTGGCCGTCAACAATACTTCCGGCGCCAGGGTGTATGTCTATGACGTGAATCAGGGCGCCGATATCGGCTTGGTCGATCACAATGACTCGGCGCTCTACCCTGTGATTTCCGGCACCCGCATCGAGGTGCGCACTGCCGCCCACCGAGGCGGCACCATCGTGTCCCCCTCTTCGCCGCCCACGCCCGTCATCCTGGCCGGGCATGGAGCCACAATCAATTTGACTCCCTAG
- a CDS encoding type II secretion system protein, translated as MHLKRLRRDQGGFTLVEIAIVMVIIGLLIGGVLKGQAMIENAKVKRVVKQADELRAAVMTFYDKYGVYPGDENLANVPAGGGDGAGNGNGQIATGAEMYEVFRDLSLAGLISGTYNGTSDRPKHAFGGNVDLYWVDPAGAAPPAHYLRFYNLPADVCLEIDTKYDDGRNNAGSIVGSTAYTIGTNVPTLYVLF; from the coding sequence ATGCATTTAAAACGGTTGAGAAGAGATCAGGGCGGTTTTACGCTGGTGGAGATCGCCATCGTCATGGTGATAATCGGGTTGCTGATCGGCGGCGTGCTCAAGGGGCAGGCCATGATCGAGAATGCCAAGGTCAAGCGGGTCGTCAAACAGGCCGACGAACTGCGGGCGGCCGTCATGACCTTCTACGACAAATACGGCGTCTATCCCGGCGATGAAAACCTGGCCAACGTGCCCGCCGGCGGCGGCGACGGAGCAGGCAACGGCAACGGGCAGATCGCCACCGGTGCCGAAATGTATGAAGTCTTTCGCGATTTGAGTCTGGCGGGATTGATCAGCGGCACCTACAACGGCACTTCGGATCGTCCCAAGCACGCCTTCGGCGGCAACGTGGATCTCTATTGGGTAGATCCGGCCGGAGCGGCGCCGCCGGCTCACTACCTGCGCTTTTACAATCTGCCGGCGGATGTTTGCCTGGAGATCGACACAAAGTACGATGATGGGAGGAACAACGCGGGTTCCATTGTCGGCAGCACCGCTTATACGATTGGCACCAATGTGCCGACGCTTTATGTGCTCTTCTGA
- a CDS encoding epoxyqueuosine reductase — protein sequence MPQHLKQTIIDHLDGRVAAIGFAPVDRFDDAPEKHHPATVCRGARTVIVFGTPVPRGIFTSPDYNLYGLHRSYHTVYRQLDEIALGLSNFIESQGRHHAMMVPSYAPMVFQGYEPWGLISLKHAAVRAGLGAFGRSGQMYHPTHGSRLRLAAVVTSAELSGDPLIDKDPCPAHCRACQQRCPAGAFAPDGQFQKMTCLAHTIKHAIYPLALKGDNARKHLERVINTAGYDYWLDCDECMKVCPNNR from the coding sequence ATGCCCCAACACCTGAAGCAAACAATTATCGATCACTTAGACGGCCGTGTCGCAGCGATCGGTTTCGCGCCGGTGGACCGCTTTGACGACGCACCCGAAAAACATCATCCGGCCACGGTTTGCAGGGGCGCCCGGACCGTCATCGTCTTCGGCACACCTGTACCACGCGGTATCTTTACTTCGCCGGACTACAATCTGTACGGCCTGCACCGCTCCTACCACACCGTCTACCGGCAGCTCGATGAAATAGCCCTCGGACTGAGCAACTTCATCGAATCCCAGGGCCGGCATCATGCGATGATGGTGCCCAGTTATGCCCCCATGGTTTTCCAGGGATATGAGCCGTGGGGCCTGATCTCGCTCAAGCATGCGGCGGTGCGTGCCGGACTGGGCGCCTTCGGCCGCAGCGGCCAGATGTACCATCCGACCCATGGCTCGCGACTTCGCCTGGCCGCGGTGGTCACCAGCGCCGAACTGTCCGGCGACCCGTTGATCGACAAAGACCCCTGCCCGGCGCACTGTCGCGCCTGCCAGCAGCGATGCCCGGCCGGTGCCTTCGCGCCAGATGGCCAATTTCAAAAGATGACCTGCCTCGCCCACACCATCAAACATGCCATCTACCCCCTGGCGCTCAAGGGCGACAACGCCCGCAAACACCTTGAACGTGTGATCAACACGGCCGGTTATGATTATTGGCTCGACTGCGATGAGTGTATGAAGGTCTGCCCGAACAATCGCTAA
- a CDS encoding ExeA family protein: MTWSFIDPQCDLTESFPERIYTHFFDLHETPFSITPDPEFLYLSDTHQNVFEKLQYGIRGRMGFMLLTGEVGTGKTTLCRALLDRLQEQAKTVYIINPSLSGHELLVTILDDLGIYCDSGLSKKELIDQLNRFLLVEGRSSPVVIVIDDAQTMPLETMEDLRLLSNLETDKTKLLQILLAGQPELLDMIDRPQLRQLRQRVLIHCSLGFLSPEEVAGYIERRLAVAGNQGQVRFTPKAIQRIYGFSGGIPRMINKLCDLALTAAYAADSPLVDTAHVAAARSELIAAPTKRSMVGRSLTAGFSWLRKMAYFAAGLLLLSGAVLGYQVYSHRQTPLGLEKSAATLQAMENRLEPVE, from the coding sequence ATGACGTGGAGTTTCATCGATCCTCAATGTGATCTGACGGAAAGTTTTCCCGAACGGATCTACACGCACTTCTTCGATCTTCACGAAACGCCCTTTTCCATCACGCCGGACCCGGAATTTCTTTACCTTTCCGACACGCATCAGAATGTGTTTGAAAAACTCCAATACGGCATTCGCGGCCGCATGGGCTTCATGCTGCTCACCGGTGAAGTGGGCACCGGCAAAACGACCCTGTGCCGCGCCCTTCTGGATCGACTTCAGGAACAGGCCAAAACGGTCTACATCATCAACCCATCGCTCAGCGGGCACGAACTGCTGGTCACCATCCTCGACGATTTGGGCATCTACTGCGATAGCGGGCTTTCGAAAAAGGAGTTGATCGACCAGCTCAATCGTTTTCTTTTGGTCGAAGGTCGATCATCCCCCGTGGTCATTGTCATCGACGACGCCCAGACCATGCCGTTGGAGACGATGGAGGACCTGCGCCTGCTTTCCAACCTGGAAACCGACAAGACCAAATTGCTGCAAATCCTCCTGGCGGGTCAACCCGAGCTCCTCGACATGATCGACCGGCCGCAACTGCGCCAGCTGAGGCAGCGGGTTCTCATTCACTGCAGCCTGGGATTCTTGTCCCCTGAAGAGGTGGCCGGATACATTGAACGGCGCCTCGCCGTGGCCGGCAACCAGGGCCAGGTCCGGTTCACCCCCAAGGCCATTCAACGCATCTATGGCTTTTCCGGAGGAATCCCCCGAATGATCAACAAGCTGTGCGACCTGGCTTTGACTGCGGCCTATGCGGCCGACAGCCCGCTGGTCGACACGGCGCATGTCGCGGCCGCCAGATCGGAATTGATCGCCGCCCCAACCAAGAGATCCATGGTCGGCCGCTCGCTGACTGCCGGCTTCTCGTGGTTGCGCAAGATGGCCTATTTTGCGGCCGGTCTTTTGCTGCTTTCGGGAGCGGTTCTGGGGTACCAGGTTTACAGCCATCGGCAAACGCCCCTTGGTCTGGAGAAATCGGCGGCCACACTTCAAGCAATGGAGAACCGGCTTGAGCCTGTTGAATGA
- a CDS encoding propionyl-CoA synthetase → MTNAYDAAYAESLNHPETFWAKAAQACHWYKQWDKVLDDSDKPFYHWFSGGVVNTCYNALDYHVENGRGDQAALIYDSPVTDTIKQYTYAQLRDEVARFAGVLIDQGVTKGDRVLIYMPMIPEAAIAMLACARIGAIHSVVFGGFAAKELATRINDAKPKVIVSASCGIEVKKVIPYKPLLDKAIDMAASKPQACIVLQRPMVKAEMIDGRDVDWQAGMVKARPADCVPVAATDPLYILYTSGTTGQPKGVVRDNGGHLVALKWTMKAIYDIDPGDVFWAASDVGWVVGHSYIVYAPLFQGATTILFEGKPVGTPDAGVFWRVISQHKVKSLFTAPTAFRAIKREDPRGELIKKYDLSCFKILFLAGERSDPDTIQWSEKNLNVPVIDHWWQTETGWAIAANCMGLHRFPVKYGSPTKAVPGWNLQVVDNDNRRVAPGEIGALVVKLPLPPGTLPTLWQNDDRFVESYLEEFPGYYKTADAGFIDADGYAYVMARTDDIINVAGHRLSTGAMEEVLSDHPDVAECAVLGVEDSLKGQVPIGFLVLKAGVKRDHAEIQREVVQMVRDRIGPVAAFKTATVVNRLPKTRSGKILRGTIQKIADNKTYNVPATIDDPAILAEMEVALKSIGYAGARPN, encoded by the coding sequence ATGACCAATGCATACGACGCCGCATACGCGGAATCCTTGAACCATCCGGAAACCTTCTGGGCCAAAGCGGCCCAGGCCTGCCACTGGTACAAACAGTGGGACAAGGTGCTGGATGACAGCGACAAACCCTTCTACCACTGGTTCAGCGGCGGAGTGGTCAATACCTGCTACAATGCCTTGGACTATCATGTTGAAAACGGCCGTGGCGACCAGGCGGCCCTGATCTACGACAGCCCGGTGACCGACACCATCAAGCAGTACACCTATGCGCAACTGCGCGACGAGGTGGCCCGGTTCGCCGGCGTGCTCATCGATCAGGGCGTGACCAAAGGGGATCGGGTGCTCATCTACATGCCCATGATTCCCGAGGCAGCCATCGCCATGCTGGCCTGTGCGCGCATCGGCGCCATCCACTCGGTCGTCTTCGGTGGGTTCGCGGCCAAAGAGTTGGCTACCCGCATCAACGACGCCAAGCCCAAGGTGATCGTTTCGGCCTCCTGCGGCATCGAGGTCAAGAAAGTCATTCCTTACAAACCGCTGCTCGACAAGGCCATCGACATGGCGGCCTCCAAGCCGCAGGCGTGTATCGTTCTCCAGCGCCCCATGGTAAAGGCCGAAATGATCGACGGGCGCGATGTGGATTGGCAGGCGGGCATGGTCAAAGCGCGGCCGGCCGACTGCGTTCCGGTGGCGGCCACCGATCCGCTCTACATTCTCTACACCTCGGGGACAACCGGGCAGCCCAAGGGCGTGGTGCGCGACAACGGCGGTCACCTGGTGGCCCTCAAATGGACCATGAAGGCGATCTACGACATCGACCCCGGCGATGTCTTCTGGGCCGCTTCGGACGTGGGCTGGGTGGTCGGCCACTCCTACATCGTCTACGCCCCGTTGTTCCAGGGGGCCACCACCATCCTGTTCGAGGGCAAGCCGGTGGGCACGCCCGACGCAGGGGTATTCTGGCGTGTCATCTCCCAGCACAAGGTCAAATCCCTGTTCACGGCGCCCACCGCCTTCCGGGCCATCAAGCGCGAAGATCCCAGGGGCGAGTTGATCAAGAAGTACGATCTCTCCTGTTTCAAGATTCTCTTTCTCGCCGGCGAGCGGTCCGACCCCGACACGATCCAGTGGTCCGAAAAGAACCTTAACGTGCCGGTCATCGACCACTGGTGGCAGACCGAAACCGGGTGGGCCATCGCGGCCAACTGCATGGGCCTGCACCGCTTCCCGGTCAAATATGGCTCCCCCACCAAGGCCGTGCCCGGTTGGAACCTGCAGGTGGTGGACAACGACAACCGTCGGGTGGCCCCTGGCGAAATCGGCGCCCTGGTGGTCAAGCTGCCCCTGCCCCCGGGGACCCTGCCGACCCTCTGGCAAAACGACGACCGGTTCGTCGAGTCGTACCTGGAAGAGTTTCCCGGCTACTACAAGACCGCGGACGCCGGTTTCATCGATGCCGACGGCTATGCCTATGTCATGGCCCGCACCGACGACATCATCAACGTGGCCGGCCATCGCCTCTCCACCGGCGCCATGGAGGAGGTGCTGTCCGACCATCCGGACGTGGCCGAGTGCGCCGTCCTGGGTGTGGAAGACAGCCTCAAGGGCCAGGTGCCCATCGGCTTCCTGGTGCTCAAGGCCGGCGTGAAGCGCGATCATGCCGAGATTCAGCGCGAGGTGGTGCAGATGGTGCGCGACCGTATCGGACCCGTGGCCGCCTTCAAGACCGCCACGGTGGTCAACCGGCTGCCCAAGACGCGTTCGGGCAAGATCCTGCGCGGGACCATCCAGAAGATCGCCGACAACAAGACGTACAACGTGCCGGCCACCATCGACGATCCGGCCATCCTGGCCGAGATGGAAGTGGCCCTCAAGAGCATCGGCTACGCCGGCGCCCGACCCAATTAA
- a CDS encoding tetratricopeptide repeat protein, with protein MSLLNDALRKKKAEQLSSAPKPLKTAMFRLRPRRVIPNARHALAGMSLVLTLVAAGWWWWTPGRAANRVPEPMPAAVSEQPAAAPQIEQNADTALHQSAQAEATHAVQPPPSPAKVPAGDDGQAAVQAKNVPAAGHGSAPGQKQTVQPPEKSSAAPSRADNRAASVTRLYRKGVAYHRQGQMADAIAMYREVLKIDPDHFDTAFNLTSAYLQTQAFDKAYAMASDLYRKRPQNSQVALNLAVSQIGVGQPRQAIALLDAMAKDPRAPLYEIYFHKGVAYRNIDEPDLAVGWYQKAEQLNAGDPRLLFNMAVALDQDQKYEAAVNYYLKFLQASKGDDQANHREVSGRIRTLRAHLAAYPDEKAKTQ; from the coding sequence TTGAGCCTGTTGAATGATGCCCTGCGAAAAAAAAAGGCCGAACAGCTGTCGAGCGCGCCGAAGCCCTTAAAGACGGCCATGTTCCGGCTTCGGCCCCGCCGTGTGATTCCGAACGCGCGCCATGCGCTCGCAGGTATGTCGCTGGTGCTGACGTTGGTCGCCGCAGGGTGGTGGTGGTGGACCCCCGGCCGCGCTGCGAACAGGGTCCCCGAACCGATGCCGGCCGCTGTATCCGAGCAGCCCGCAGCCGCGCCTCAGATTGAGCAAAACGCCGACACCGCCTTGCACCAATCCGCCCAAGCAGAAGCAACCCATGCCGTGCAACCTCCGCCATCACCGGCCAAGGTGCCGGCCGGTGATGACGGCCAGGCCGCAGTCCAGGCCAAAAATGTACCGGCTGCCGGTCATGGATCCGCTCCCGGTCAAAAGCAAACGGTCCAGCCGCCGGAAAAAAGTTCCGCCGCGCCCTCCCGAGCCGACAACCGTGCCGCATCGGTGACGCGCCTCTATCGAAAAGGGGTCGCCTATCACCGCCAGGGTCAGATGGCGGACGCCATCGCCATGTACCGGGAAGTGCTCAAAATCGATCCAGATCATTTCGATACGGCCTTCAATCTGACCTCGGCCTATTTACAAACCCAGGCCTTTGACAAGGCGTATGCCATGGCGAGCGATCTTTACCGCAAGAGGCCCCAAAACTCCCAGGTGGCCTTGAACCTGGCGGTCTCCCAAATCGGTGTCGGACAACCCCGGCAGGCCATTGCGTTGCTGGACGCAATGGCTAAGGACCCCCGTGCCCCCCTGTATGAGATCTACTTTCACAAAGGGGTGGCCTACCGCAACATCGACGAGCCGGATCTGGCCGTGGGGTGGTACCAAAAGGCCGAACAGCTCAATGCCGGCGATCCGCGATTGCTGTTCAATATGGCCGTGGCATTGGACCAGGACCAGAAATACGAAGCGGCCGTGAATTACTACCTGAAATTTCTGCAGGCCTCCAAAGGCGACGATCAAGCGAACCATAGGGAAGTGAGCGGACGCATCCGCACCTTACGCGCCCACCTGGCCGCCTACCCCGATGAGAAGGCAAAGACGCAATGA
- a CDS encoding type II secretion system F family protein codes for MPNYSYKAVDRSGRVVKGMAVALDETDVELKLSHAGLALIQSRSVQENILSRWSSASIKLRTVVEFYHRLAQTLEIGLPLLSALEENNRYLPSKPMRRISGEIKAAVEGGRTLFEAMGAHGRIFSKLDLAIVRMGEQTGVLPACLKQLAAFLQWKEELRAHIRKATIYPAFVVVSIVAVLAVWIGYVLPQMVKVLAEMQVVIPAATLLVLQVSDFAKAHWLWFCLSGGVAAGSMYLYQRTDNGGIRFDRWLLKIPLLGMVLRNIALARLCHNFATMFGAGMAIQQIFSTLSDSGLGNRHLENRLKIVYKEIESGEGIATAFEAAGGYPSLLLGAIRNGEATGTLDQSFQRLGDYFDAEVKRTVQALLSAIEPMAIIALGAIFGLIVLSILLPLYDVMGAMGKAY; via the coding sequence ATGCCTAACTACAGCTACAAAGCGGTCGACCGGAGCGGCCGGGTGGTCAAGGGGATGGCCGTCGCCCTCGATGAAACGGACGTGGAACTGAAGTTGAGCCATGCCGGCCTGGCTTTGATCCAAAGCCGATCGGTCCAGGAAAACATCCTGTCGCGCTGGTCGAGCGCTTCGATCAAACTGCGCACCGTGGTCGAATTCTACCACCGCCTGGCCCAGACCCTGGAGATCGGACTCCCCCTGTTGTCGGCCCTGGAAGAGAACAACCGCTATCTGCCTTCCAAACCCATGCGCCGGATTTCAGGAGAGATCAAAGCGGCCGTTGAAGGCGGCCGCACGCTCTTTGAGGCCATGGGCGCCCACGGGCGAATTTTTTCAAAACTGGATCTGGCCATCGTGCGCATGGGCGAGCAAACCGGGGTGCTGCCGGCCTGCCTCAAACAGCTGGCCGCGTTTCTGCAATGGAAAGAGGAATTGCGCGCCCACATTCGAAAGGCGACCATCTACCCGGCCTTCGTGGTGGTCTCCATCGTTGCGGTCCTGGCCGTGTGGATCGGCTACGTATTGCCCCAGATGGTCAAGGTGCTTGCGGAGATGCAGGTGGTGATCCCCGCCGCGACCCTCTTGGTGCTGCAGGTCAGCGATTTCGCGAAAGCCCATTGGCTTTGGTTTTGCTTGTCGGGCGGCGTCGCCGCAGGATCGATGTATCTCTACCAACGGACCGACAACGGCGGCATCCGCTTCGACCGCTGGCTGCTGAAGATACCCCTGCTCGGCATGGTGCTGCGCAATATCGCCCTGGCCCGGCTGTGCCACAACTTCGCCACCATGTTCGGCGCGGGCATGGCGATCCAGCAGATCTTCAGCACCCTGTCCGACAGCGGATTGGGCAACCGCCATCTGGAGAACCGGTTAAAGATCGTCTACAAGGAGATCGAAAGCGGCGAAGGCATCGCGACCGCTTTCGAAGCGGCCGGCGGTTATCCCAGCTTGCTGCTGGGCGCCATCCGCAACGGAGAAGCCACCGGCACCCTGGACCAGTCTTTCCAGCGGCTGGGCGACTACTTCGACGCCGAGGTCAAACGCACGGTGCAGGCGCTGCTCAGCGCCATCGAGCCCATGGCCATCATCGCCCTGGGCGCCATCTTCGGCCTGATCGTGCTCTCTATCCTCTTGCCTCTGTATGATGTGATGGGGGCGATGGGGAAAGCGTACTAG